A genomic stretch from Chitinophaga agri includes:
- a CDS encoding M57 family metalloprotease: protein MRKHVFIALCCLAASTFIFSCKKEAVKDAPVATEISDDVKAKIYAAGFGTDNVRKVAGGYLVENDIVLTDENLNVKVNSPFLRVANDEQYRTFNTVNTFGGVRNITVLVSGLSTAFITGTDEAIARYNAEGLNITFSRITSGTADITIQGFYQGPSGGFITLGSAGFPTAAGNPYNSILMNTHPQAYGTNPNVLYIASVIQHEIGHCIGFRHTDYATRSSCGQNVNEGQVTNGVGAVQIPGTPAGADPNSWMLACSNGGNRTFNANDIIALTYLY from the coding sequence ATGCGTAAGCACGTATTTATTGCCCTATGTTGCCTTGCGGCAAGCACCTTTATTTTTTCCTGTAAAAAAGAGGCTGTTAAGGACGCTCCTGTTGCCACTGAGATCTCTGATGATGTAAAAGCAAAGATCTATGCAGCAGGTTTCGGCACTGACAATGTCAGGAAAGTAGCCGGTGGATATCTGGTAGAAAATGATATCGTACTCACCGACGAAAACCTGAACGTAAAGGTTAACAGTCCGTTCCTGAGAGTAGCGAACGATGAACAGTACCGTACATTCAATACCGTAAATACTTTTGGCGGTGTTCGTAACATTACCGTACTGGTGTCAGGATTGTCCACTGCTTTCATCACCGGCACTGATGAGGCTATTGCCCGTTACAATGCAGAGGGATTGAACATCACGTTCTCCCGTATCACAAGTGGTACCGCTGATATTACTATTCAGGGCTTCTATCAGGGGCCAAGCGGTGGTTTTATCACCCTGGGTTCTGCTGGTTTCCCTACAGCTGCTGGTAATCCGTACAACAGCATCCTGATGAACACACACCCACAGGCCTATGGTACCAATCCAAACGTTCTGTACATCGCTTCTGTTATCCAGCACGAGATCGGTCACTGTATCGGCTTCCGTCATACAGACTATGCTACCCGTTCCAGCTGCGGACAGAACGTGAACGAAGGTCAGGTAACCAATGGCGTTGGCGCTGTTCAAATTCCGGGTACCCCAGCAGGTGCTGATCCTAACTCATGGATGCTGGCCTGTTCCAATGGTGGTAACCGTACATTCAATGCAAATGACATTATTGCACTTACCTATTTATACTAG
- the lpdA gene encoding dihydrolipoyl dehydrogenase, producing MAYDVIVIGSGPGGYVAAIRASQLGFKTAIVERESLGGICLNWGCIPTKALLKSAQVMEYIQHAKNYGINAGESSADFDAVIKRSRGVADKMSKGVQFLMKKNKIDVLVGTGKLKSKNQVEVTDKDGKSAVHDAKYIILATGARARELPNLKIDGKMVIGYREAMVLPKQPKSMIVVGSGAIGVEFAYFYATMGTKVTIVEFMPRIVPVEDEDISKELEKIYKKKGIDIMTSASVEAVEANGEGVKARVKTATGEVFLEADVVLSAVGIAANIENIGLESLGVKTDKGRVLVDKYYQTNVAGVYAIGDMVPGQALAHVASKEGIICVEAIAYGEKKYAHKPEPIDYMNIPGCTYCAPEIASVGYTEKAAKEAGYEVKVGKFPFSASGKATAAGATEGFVKVIFDAKYGEWLGTHMIGANVTEIIAQTVTARKLETTYQEVLDSIHPHPTMSESVKDAIEVAYGEAIHL from the coding sequence ATGGCATACGACGTAATCGTAATTGGTAGCGGCCCTGGTGGATATGTGGCAGCTATCCGTGCTTCTCAGCTGGGATTTAAGACGGCAATAGTTGAAAGAGAGAGCCTGGGCGGTATTTGTTTGAACTGGGGCTGTATTCCCACTAAAGCATTATTGAAGTCTGCACAGGTGATGGAATATATACAGCACGCTAAAAATTATGGGATTAACGCAGGTGAAAGTTCCGCCGATTTTGATGCCGTAATTAAGCGTAGTCGTGGTGTGGCTGATAAGATGAGCAAGGGCGTTCAGTTCCTGATGAAGAAAAACAAAATCGACGTTCTGGTTGGTACCGGTAAACTGAAATCCAAAAATCAGGTAGAAGTAACTGATAAGGATGGTAAATCTGCGGTACACGACGCAAAATACATTATCCTGGCAACAGGTGCTCGTGCACGTGAACTGCCAAACCTGAAAATCGATGGTAAGATGGTAATTGGCTACCGTGAAGCAATGGTACTGCCAAAACAGCCTAAATCCATGATCGTTGTAGGTTCTGGTGCAATTGGTGTTGAGTTCGCATATTTCTATGCAACTATGGGTACCAAAGTAACGATCGTTGAGTTCATGCCGCGCATCGTTCCGGTGGAAGACGAAGATATCTCTAAAGAACTGGAGAAGATCTACAAGAAAAAAGGTATTGATATCATGACCAGCGCATCCGTTGAGGCTGTTGAAGCTAACGGCGAAGGCGTGAAAGCGAGAGTGAAAACTGCTACCGGTGAAGTATTCCTGGAAGCTGACGTTGTACTGAGCGCTGTAGGTATCGCTGCAAATATCGAAAACATCGGTCTGGAATCACTGGGTGTGAAAACTGACAAGGGTAGAGTACTGGTAGATAAATACTATCAGACAAACGTTGCCGGCGTTTACGCGATCGGTGATATGGTTCCTGGTCAGGCACTTGCACACGTTGCATCTAAAGAAGGTATCATCTGCGTGGAAGCGATCGCTTACGGTGAGAAGAAATACGCACATAAACCTGAGCCTATCGACTACATGAACATTCCTGGTTGTACTTACTGTGCGCCTGAAATCGCTTCTGTAGGTTATACCGAGAAAGCTGCGAAAGAAGCCGGTTACGAAGTGAAAGTGGGTAAATTCCCATTCTCTGCGTCTGGTAAAGCTACCGCTGCCGGTGCTACCGAAGGTTTCGTAAAAGTGATCTTCGACGCTAAATACGGCGAATGGTTAGGTACACACATGATCGGTGCGAATGTTACTGAGATCATTGCACAGACAGTGACTGCCCGTAAACTGGAAACCACTTATCAGGAAGTACTGGATTCTATTCACCCGCACCCAACTATGAGCGAATCTGTAAAAGACGCGATAGAAGTGGCTTACGGCGAAGCAATTCACCTGTAA
- a CDS encoding LolA family protein gives MKRILLLAMLTGGIVVNGMAQTKAPVGSLGKNDPKAKAILDGVSKKFAQLKSVVANFVLKVEGANNSVTDSKKGTVYLKGAKYKVNLDGQELISDNKTSWTYTKDANEVTINNVDPNSSSLSPAKLFTNFYDKDYLYRLEGETTEKGKVLQNIEMTPTDKSKNVFKVIVSIDKKAQNIAKMKVYEKNGNHYTYEITNFTPNGNVTDATFSFDPKKYPGVEVVDLR, from the coding sequence ATGAAGAGAATTTTATTATTGGCCATGCTGACGGGCGGAATAGTAGTGAATGGCATGGCGCAGACCAAGGCACCCGTAGGTAGTCTCGGTAAGAACGATCCAAAGGCCAAAGCAATACTGGACGGAGTGAGCAAGAAATTTGCACAGTTGAAATCAGTGGTAGCGAATTTCGTGTTGAAGGTAGAGGGAGCCAATAATAGCGTAACAGACTCCAAGAAAGGTACCGTATACCTGAAGGGAGCTAAATATAAAGTGAACCTGGACGGTCAGGAGCTGATCAGTGATAATAAGACTTCCTGGACATATACGAAAGATGCTAACGAGGTAACAATCAACAATGTAGACCCAAATAGCTCTTCCCTGTCTCCGGCTAAACTGTTCACAAACTTCTATGACAAGGATTATCTGTACCGCCTGGAAGGTGAGACCACTGAAAAGGGTAAAGTGCTGCAGAACATTGAGATGACACCGACAGATAAATCAAAGAACGTATTCAAAGTGATCGTTTCTATCGACAAAAAAGCCCAGAACATTGCTAAAATGAAGGTTTACGAGAAAAACGGTAATCACTATACATATGAGATCACCAATTTTACCCCTAACGGGAATGTGACCGACGCAACCTTTAGCTTCGATCCTAAAAAATACCCTGGTGTAGAGGTAGTTGATCTCCGATAA
- a CDS encoding FtsK/SpoIIIE family DNA translocase has product MSKNKLKTEKPESKKPRGNDPNVLKQEKEAEVKVKELVKDERTHKVLGVICLLLALYCFIAFTSYLFTWEEDQDKVFRYSASILLMDMDSVKVENLLGRLGAFVSHWFFYKGFGIASYLFCYLFFILGVNFVVGRRVFRMWRSIKYVLFGLLFISATAAFVSSFSDFPWGGAMGDAINHWMIGFLGRAGTALLLLVAGLSWLIWKYNFDFKWLEQQFKATPKPVVDAPFTPEPAVIAVTPMGNKPHAAANPANAANAANADTGRDKDPRKRNALKDNGVSVIPPPAEEDELPEMQLIEREDASITLIPPANTAVPVEAMEEEIDEEQEEDAGPLLYIEETVEQTAARNKKKPSTEDVAWEIKPSVEEVEDEQEEEPVRQPLQLDPYEPTLDLRDYKYPTLELLDNHSTEKIVQDAGELDRNKDQIINTLKNYDIAIQKISATVGPTVTLYEIVPAAGVRISRIKNLEDDIALSLSALGIRIIAPIPGKGTIGIEVPNVKKSIVSLRNLLASEKFQQSSMELPIAIGKKIDNENFIADLAKMPHLLMAGATGQGKSVGINTLLVSLLYKKHPSQLKFVLVDPKKVELSLYKLIEKHFLAKLPGEEDAIITDTKKVIHTLNALCIEMDLRYDLLKEAGTRNIKEYNNKFVQRRLNPQRGHRYLPFVVLVVDEFADLIMTAGKEVEMPIARLAQLARAVGIHLIIATQRPSVNIITGTIKANFPARIAFKVSSKIDSRTILDTGGAEQLIGQGDMLVSFNGELVRLQCAFVDTPEVEKVAEFIGEQRSYPEAYLLPEYVDDKDMEGKEISLQDRDPLFEEAARVIVQNQQGSTSLLQRRMKLGYNRAGRLMDQLEAAGIVGPNLGSKAREVNVKTEADLEEILNDIG; this is encoded by the coding sequence ATGTCTAAAAATAAACTGAAAACAGAAAAACCGGAGAGTAAAAAGCCTCGTGGCAATGACCCCAACGTACTTAAACAGGAAAAAGAAGCAGAGGTAAAAGTAAAAGAACTTGTTAAGGACGAGAGAACCCATAAAGTCCTGGGGGTAATATGTCTGTTGCTGGCGCTCTACTGTTTTATCGCCTTTACATCTTATCTCTTTACCTGGGAAGAAGACCAGGATAAAGTATTTCGCTATTCCGCCAGCATCCTGCTGATGGATATGGATAGCGTGAAAGTGGAAAACCTCCTGGGAAGGTTAGGGGCCTTCGTATCCCATTGGTTCTTCTATAAGGGTTTTGGAATCGCTTCTTATTTATTTTGCTACCTGTTCTTTATCCTCGGTGTCAACTTCGTAGTAGGCCGCAGGGTATTTCGCATGTGGCGGAGTATTAAATATGTTCTTTTCGGTTTGCTGTTCATCAGTGCAACCGCTGCTTTCGTTTCTTCTTTTTCTGACTTTCCATGGGGAGGCGCGATGGGAGATGCGATCAATCACTGGATGATCGGATTCCTGGGTAGGGCAGGTACAGCATTGCTATTACTGGTTGCAGGATTGTCCTGGCTGATCTGGAAGTATAACTTCGATTTCAAATGGCTGGAACAGCAATTCAAGGCTACACCCAAACCTGTGGTGGATGCGCCATTTACACCTGAACCTGCGGTGATCGCGGTTACGCCAATGGGTAATAAGCCGCACGCTGCTGCCAATCCGGCAAATGCCGCCAACGCAGCCAATGCTGATACTGGCAGAGATAAGGACCCCAGAAAGAGAAATGCACTGAAAGATAACGGGGTATCTGTAATACCGCCACCTGCTGAAGAAGATGAACTGCCTGAAATGCAGCTGATCGAACGGGAAGATGCGTCTATCACACTGATCCCGCCTGCCAATACCGCTGTTCCGGTAGAAGCGATGGAGGAGGAGATAGACGAAGAACAGGAAGAAGATGCTGGTCCATTGTTATATATAGAAGAGACCGTGGAACAGACTGCTGCCCGCAATAAAAAGAAACCCAGCACAGAAGATGTCGCCTGGGAGATCAAACCATCAGTGGAAGAGGTGGAGGACGAGCAGGAAGAAGAACCTGTCAGACAGCCCCTTCAGCTGGATCCGTACGAGCCAACCCTTGACCTGCGCGACTATAAATATCCTACGCTTGAACTGCTGGATAACCATAGCACAGAGAAGATCGTACAGGATGCCGGTGAACTGGACAGGAACAAAGACCAGATCATCAATACACTGAAGAACTACGATATCGCTATCCAGAAGATCAGTGCTACGGTAGGGCCGACGGTGACCTTATATGAGATCGTACCGGCCGCTGGTGTGCGTATCTCCCGTATCAAGAACCTGGAAGACGACATCGCGCTGAGCCTTTCCGCCCTGGGTATCCGTATCATTGCGCCGATCCCCGGTAAGGGAACCATCGGTATCGAGGTGCCGAATGTGAAAAAGAGCATCGTATCACTCAGGAACCTGCTGGCATCCGAGAAATTCCAGCAAAGTAGCATGGAGCTTCCGATCGCTATCGGTAAGAAGATTGATAATGAGAACTTTATAGCTGACCTGGCGAAGATGCCACACTTGCTGATGGCGGGTGCAACTGGTCAGGGTAAATCTGTAGGTATCAATACGTTATTGGTATCCCTGTTGTATAAAAAGCATCCTTCCCAGCTGAAATTTGTACTGGTCGATCCGAAGAAAGTGGAATTGTCCCTGTACAAGCTGATAGAAAAGCATTTCCTGGCCAAGTTACCAGGAGAGGAAGATGCCATTATTACGGACACGAAAAAGGTGATCCATACCCTCAATGCCCTGTGTATTGAAATGGACCTCCGTTATGACCTCCTGAAGGAAGCGGGTACCCGTAACATTAAGGAATATAATAACAAATTTGTACAGAGAAGGCTGAATCCGCAGCGTGGACATCGTTATCTGCCCTTTGTGGTGCTGGTGGTGGATGAGTTTGCCGATCTGATCATGACAGCAGGTAAAGAGGTGGAGATGCCAATTGCCCGTCTGGCGCAGCTGGCCCGTGCCGTGGGTATTCACCTGATCATTGCAACACAACGTCCGTCCGTAAATATCATCACCGGTACGATCAAGGCCAACTTCCCGGCCCGTATCGCCTTTAAGGTGTCTTCCAAGATCGACTCCCGGACTATCCTGGATACCGGCGGAGCAGAGCAGCTCATCGGTCAGGGGGACATGCTGGTATCATTTAACGGTGAACTGGTACGTTTGCAGTGTGCTTTTGTAGACACTCCTGAAGTGGAAAAAGTAGCAGAGTTTATCGGCGAACAGCGTTCATATCCGGAAGCTTACCTGTTGCCTGAGTATGTGGATGATAAGGATATGGAAGGAAAAGAGATCAGTCTGCAGGACAGAGATCCGCTTTTCGAAGAAGCAGCCAGGGTCATCGTACAGAACCAGCAGGGATCTACCTCCTTATTACAGCGCCGCATGAAACTGGGTTATAACAGGGCAGGCCGTCTGATGGACCAGCTGGAAGCAGCCGGTATTGTCGGACCGAACCTTGGCAGCAAGGCGAGGGAAGTGAATGTCAAGACAGAAGCGGACCTGGAGGAGATTTTGAACGATATCGGCTGA
- a CDS encoding alpha/beta hydrolase family protein: MLKYLIIICLSITGTVTAQDIGGNWYGVFTTPQGQKQRLQLQVQQHRTSGRFMGVMISPDVAYDSIALDTIYLSKGYLNFSIKSISLKYTGNWNGIRSRFEGYFEQVGNKTAINFSREPVKDLSVVRFQDPSPNPVYDVEEVKMVNPVDRVLLTGTFSKPAVKGPFPVIVLISGAGPQNRDNEMLDHRPFAVLTDYFVKHGIATLRLDDRGTAESTGKYDSANIYNFAEDAKAAVSWLRKNKFADTDAIGLLGYAEGGVVAQIVAAADSNIAFIINMATPGLEGREAYNRRLVQTALAYGEKEAYVKGYVSSYQRYLNVLALTTNPAERQQKAYTELGMIYDHFGDATNTAGKQHFIETTYAVDTKPEALSLLQYDPATYLAKIKCPVLAINGEEDVVNDATSNLKGIENGLVKGGNELVTVRAFPNLNHLFQRCNTCTPEEYGTLDETINPAVLEFMTRWVQLLY, encoded by the coding sequence ATGCTCAAATATCTGATCATCATTTGCCTCAGTATAACCGGAACCGTGACTGCACAGGACATTGGCGGCAACTGGTATGGTGTCTTCACTACGCCACAGGGACAGAAACAACGTTTACAGCTGCAGGTACAGCAACATCGTACGAGCGGCCGTTTCATGGGGGTAATGATAAGTCCGGATGTTGCATATGACAGCATCGCACTTGATACGATCTATCTGAGCAAAGGCTATCTCAATTTTAGCATTAAGAGTATCAGCTTAAAATATACAGGCAACTGGAATGGTATCCGTAGCCGCTTTGAAGGATACTTTGAACAGGTAGGTAATAAAACAGCGATCAACTTCTCCCGAGAGCCGGTCAAAGACCTCAGTGTCGTTCGCTTCCAGGACCCTTCTCCCAATCCGGTATACGATGTGGAAGAAGTAAAAATGGTGAATCCGGTGGACAGGGTACTACTCACAGGTACCTTCAGCAAACCGGCTGTGAAAGGACCATTCCCTGTAATAGTGCTGATATCAGGCGCGGGCCCGCAGAACCGCGATAATGAAATGCTGGACCATCGCCCATTCGCTGTACTGACAGACTATTTTGTGAAACATGGTATTGCGACCCTGAGACTGGACGATCGCGGGACTGCTGAGAGTACCGGCAAATATGATTCTGCCAATATCTACAATTTTGCAGAAGACGCGAAAGCCGCGGTTAGCTGGTTGCGGAAGAATAAATTTGCAGACACGGACGCTATCGGTTTATTAGGATATGCGGAAGGAGGCGTGGTAGCACAGATCGTTGCCGCAGCTGATTCAAATATCGCCTTCATCATCAATATGGCAACGCCCGGACTGGAAGGCCGGGAAGCCTATAACCGCCGCCTCGTGCAAACCGCGCTGGCCTATGGAGAAAAAGAAGCCTATGTAAAAGGGTACGTCAGCAGCTACCAGCGTTACCTGAACGTACTGGCACTCACCACTAATCCTGCGGAGAGACAGCAAAAAGCCTATACAGAACTGGGCATGATCTACGATCATTTCGGTGATGCGACGAATACAGCCGGCAAACAGCATTTCATCGAAACGACCTACGCAGTGGACACGAAGCCCGAAGCATTGTCCCTGTTACAATATGACCCTGCCACCTATCTGGCAAAAATTAAATGTCCCGTACTGGCTATAAATGGGGAGGAAGACGTGGTAAATGATGCCACTTCTAACCTGAAAGGTATCGAGAACGGACTCGTCAAGGGTGGAAATGAACTGGTTACGGTAAGAGCCTTCCCCAATCTGAACCATTTGTTCCAGCGTTGTAACACCTGTACCCCTGAAGAATATGGCACGCTGGATGAGACAATAAACCCTGCTGTATTGGAGTTTATGACGAGATGGGTACAGTTGTTGTATTAG
- a CDS encoding DUF423 domain-containing protein, producing the protein MHKGFLIIATILGALAVTLGAFGAHKLKELVPPESVTTFQTGVTYQFYHTFALLAVGILFAHLPQASNLLEWAGRCFIIGVILFSGSLYLFTMMKMTATVGIPRSVGVITPIGGLFLIAGWVCLLLALLKK; encoded by the coding sequence ATGCATAAGGGATTTCTTATCATCGCAACGATATTAGGCGCATTAGCCGTAACACTGGGCGCATTCGGCGCACATAAGCTGAAGGAACTCGTTCCACCGGAGTCAGTAACCACCTTTCAGACCGGCGTTACCTATCAGTTTTATCACACCTTCGCACTTCTGGCCGTGGGTATCCTGTTCGCACACCTGCCGCAGGCATCTAATCTGTTGGAGTGGGCAGGCCGCTGCTTCATCATTGGGGTTATACTGTTCTCCGGTTCCCTTTATCTGTTCACCATGATGAAGATGACCGCTACAGTAGGTATACCAAGATCGGTAGGCGTGATCACCCCGATCGGTGGTTTATTCCTGATAGCAGGCTGGGTATGTTTGTTACTGGCGCTGCTCAAAAAATAA
- a CDS encoding shikimate kinase, which produces MKIFLLGFMGAGKTYWGKQLAEHLSLPFYDLDDVIVESEAMSISDIFATKGEDYFRQQENYWLKELSRNDSFIISCGGGAPCFQDNMDIMNNNGTTIWLNPNLSLIVERLKRKKSKRPLIQDLDDDELLGFVEKKLAERVPFYEQAQITIAESETISLDSFTQRLDNIKA; this is translated from the coding sequence TTGAAAATCTTCCTACTCGGCTTTATGGGCGCCGGCAAGACTTACTGGGGAAAACAGCTTGCGGAGCATCTGTCATTACCCTTCTATGATCTGGATGACGTGATCGTTGAATCAGAAGCGATGTCTATCAGCGACATCTTTGCGACTAAAGGAGAAGACTACTTCCGCCAGCAGGAAAACTACTGGCTGAAAGAATTATCCCGCAATGATAGTTTCATTATCTCCTGTGGTGGCGGAGCTCCCTGCTTCCAGGATAATATGGACATCATGAACAACAACGGCACCACTATCTGGCTGAACCCAAATCTGTCCCTGATCGTGGAACGTCTTAAGCGTAAAAAGTCTAAACGCCCGCTGATCCAGGACCTGGATGACGATGAACTGCTCGGTTTCGTAGAAAAGAAACTTGCAGAACGTGTCCCATTCTATGAACAGGCCCAGATCACCATTGCAGAATCAGAGACGATCTCTCTCGATTCCTTCACACAAAGACTTGATAATATCAAGGCCTGA
- a CDS encoding 4'-phosphopantetheinyl transferase family protein, with protein sequence MPLIRTIQINPACRLGVWRIAEDEAFFREKVNISPAIHHPHKRLQHFAGRYLLQELFPGFPLSSIQIMQSRKPYLECNTLHFSISHCGDNIAAIVSSEGAVGIDIEEVKPKIEAVSHKFLSPEESAFIDPVNALPHKTICWSAKEAVYKWYGLGSVDFKENMQLAPFIFQPRGFLTCNFNKADKNARLYLQYLLEDGLCLTWTNASEELTVTGTAENAASEH encoded by the coding sequence ATGCCATTAATACGTACCATACAAATAAACCCGGCATGCCGGCTGGGTGTGTGGAGAATAGCAGAGGACGAAGCGTTTTTTCGTGAGAAGGTCAATATTTCTCCCGCCATACACCATCCCCATAAGCGCCTACAGCACTTTGCGGGACGGTATCTGCTGCAGGAATTATTTCCCGGGTTCCCGCTATCCAGCATACAGATCATGCAAAGCCGGAAGCCCTATCTGGAGTGTAATACCCTGCATTTTTCCATCTCCCACTGCGGAGATAATATCGCGGCTATTGTCAGTAGCGAAGGAGCGGTAGGTATTGATATTGAGGAGGTAAAACCTAAGATAGAGGCGGTTTCACATAAGTTTTTGTCGCCGGAGGAAAGTGCCTTTATTGATCCGGTGAATGCCCTGCCCCACAAGACCATCTGCTGGAGCGCCAAGGAGGCGGTGTACAAATGGTACGGGCTCGGGAGTGTTGATTTTAAGGAAAATATGCAACTTGCACCTTTCATTTTTCAGCCCCGTGGCTTTCTTACCTGCAATTTTAACAAAGCAGATAAAAATGCACGGCTATATTTGCAATATCTGTTGGAAGACGGACTGTGCCTGACCTGGACGAACGCGTCTGAAGAGCTCACAGTGACCGGCACCGCAGAGAACGCAGCTTCTGAACATTAA
- the dcd gene encoding dCTP deaminase: MILSDKRILEEIEKGTIVISPYDRKYLGTNSYDVHLGKYLATYKDRILDARAHNEIEHFEIPEEGYVLQPGTLYLGVTLEYTETHAHVPFLEGKSSTGRLGIDIHATAGKGDVGFCNTWTLEISCAQPVRVYAGMPIGQLIYFVVEGDVETLYNKKGNAKYNGRTIRPVESMMWKNQF; this comes from the coding sequence ATGATCCTGTCAGACAAAAGGATATTGGAGGAAATTGAAAAAGGCACTATTGTTATTTCGCCATATGACCGGAAATATCTCGGCACCAACTCTTATGACGTGCACCTGGGTAAATACCTGGCCACTTACAAGGACAGGATACTGGACGCCCGTGCCCATAACGAAATTGAACATTTTGAGATCCCTGAAGAAGGGTATGTGCTGCAGCCGGGCACACTGTACCTGGGCGTGACACTCGAATATACTGAAACCCATGCACATGTGCCTTTCCTGGAGGGTAAATCCAGCACCGGCCGCCTGGGTATTGACATCCATGCAACTGCCGGTAAAGGTGACGTAGGCTTCTGCAACACCTGGACCCTTGAAATATCCTGTGCACAGCCTGTACGCGTATATGCAGGCATGCCGATCGGACAGCTGATCTATTTTGTGGTGGAAGGAGACGTGGAAACGCTCTATAATAAGAAAGGAAATGCGAAATACAACGGCCGTACCATCAGACCTGTGGAAAGCATGATGTGGAAGAACCAGTTCTAA